The following are encoded together in the Pseudidiomarina andamanensis genome:
- a CDS encoding carbon storage regulator: MLTLTRKIGEEIVIDNKIRICVVKIEGKQVKLRFEADNQVVIVRSELIADVANSE; encoded by the coding sequence ATGTTGACATTAACGAGAAAGATCGGTGAAGAGATTGTGATCGATAATAAAATTAGAATTTGCGTCGTTAAGATTGAAGGAAAACAAGTGAAATTGAGATTTGAGGCGGATAATCAGGTTGTTATAGTAAGGAGCGAATTAATCGCAGATGTAGCTAATAGCGAATGA
- the folD gene encoding bifunctional methylenetetrahydrofolate dehydrogenase/methenyltetrahydrofolate cyclohydrolase FolD — MTAQRIDGKQVAQQVRDEVKQGVAKRLAAGARAPGLAVVMVGEDPASAVYVGSKRNACKEVGIVSKAFDLPATTTQAELEALIDQLNNDAEIDGILVQLPLPQGLDAQAILERINPFKDVDGFHPFNMGRLAQRNPALRPCTPRGVITLLDSIGLDLHGKNAVVVGASNIVGRPMSLELLLAGATTTVCHRFTNDLKEHVQRADVLVVAVGKPNFIPGEWVKPGAVVIDVGINRLPSGKLVGDIEFETAEQRASYITPVPGGVGPMTVATLMQNTLQACDTWHAPL, encoded by the coding sequence ATGACTGCGCAACGTATTGATGGTAAACAAGTAGCTCAACAAGTTCGTGATGAAGTAAAACAAGGGGTTGCCAAACGCCTTGCTGCCGGTGCTCGCGCCCCCGGCCTTGCCGTCGTCATGGTGGGTGAAGACCCAGCCTCTGCAGTTTACGTTGGCAGTAAGCGCAACGCCTGCAAAGAAGTAGGCATTGTGTCTAAAGCATTCGACTTGCCAGCCACAACCACACAAGCAGAACTCGAAGCCTTAATCGACCAACTCAATAACGATGCTGAAATTGATGGTATCTTGGTGCAACTGCCATTGCCGCAGGGCTTAGATGCACAAGCCATTCTCGAGCGCATTAATCCATTCAAAGACGTTGACGGCTTTCACCCGTTTAACATGGGCCGTTTAGCCCAACGTAACCCGGCATTACGCCCATGCACCCCGCGCGGCGTGATCACTCTACTCGATTCCATTGGCTTAGACTTGCATGGCAAAAACGCCGTGGTGGTTGGCGCTTCCAACATTGTTGGCCGCCCAATGAGCCTAGAGTTGTTGCTGGCTGGTGCCACCACAACCGTTTGTCACCGCTTTACTAATGATTTAAAAGAGCACGTGCAACGTGCTGATGTTCTTGTCGTTGCTGTTGGCAAGCCAAACTTCATTCCTGGCGAATGGGTCAAACCGGGCGCCGTAGTGATTGATGTGGGTATTAACCGTTTGCCTTCTGGAAAACTCGTTGGTGATATTGAGTTTGAAACTGCTGAGCAGCGCGCCTCATACATTACCCCAGTGCCAGGCGGCGTCGGCCCGATGACCGTAGCAACGCTGATGCAGAACACCTTGCAGGCATGTGATACTTGGCATGCGCCGCTTTAA
- a CDS encoding GGDEF domain-containing protein: protein MLENMPKQHANHASSTEEGFGLMISVISMQLINSTPDQSQTHIEHALALLGRGGSKDRCYVFEFSKNHSKMSNTYEWTNDGIQAHKPDLQDIPAEMMPYFFERMLEDGQILVDDAKMLPESAGGFRDELLRENIRSMMAVGMYMEGKLVGFVGCDLVNRQTQWVERDIRQMRLVADMIANTIARHKTEEQLRATEAQLLEANAKLAQLARQDSLTGLVNRRGLDECLEHELRRAIRAQHPLTLLMVDVDFFKRLNDEHGHLHGDEVLKAVADILQSHFKRTGEYVARFGGDEFMVVCPQSEVDELTVQAKKVLARVRLLEKRLGSPVTVSIGVHSDIPSATTTTDDLMREVDVAVYFAKQCGRNRIEVNPKAQSKLATS, encoded by the coding sequence ATGCTAGAGAACATGCCAAAACAGCATGCTAACCATGCATCTTCAACAGAGGAAGGCTTTGGCTTGATGATTTCGGTCATCAGCATGCAACTCATCAATTCTACGCCTGATCAAAGCCAAACCCACATTGAGCATGCTCTCGCGTTATTGGGGCGCGGAGGCAGCAAAGATCGCTGCTATGTGTTTGAATTTTCAAAAAATCACTCAAAAATGTCGAATACCTACGAGTGGACAAACGACGGTATACAAGCGCATAAACCCGATTTGCAAGATATTCCCGCTGAAATGATGCCGTACTTCTTTGAGCGTATGCTCGAAGACGGACAGATTTTGGTTGATGATGCAAAAATGTTACCAGAGAGTGCGGGTGGCTTCCGTGACGAGTTATTGCGCGAAAATATTCGCTCGATGATGGCCGTTGGCATGTACATGGAAGGCAAGCTGGTTGGTTTTGTCGGGTGTGATTTGGTGAATCGCCAGACCCAATGGGTAGAACGCGATATTCGGCAGATGCGTCTCGTCGCCGACATGATCGCCAATACTATTGCTCGTCACAAAACCGAAGAACAGTTACGTGCGACAGAAGCACAGCTTTTAGAAGCCAACGCGAAGCTTGCGCAATTGGCGCGCCAAGATAGCTTGACTGGGTTGGTGAATCGTCGCGGTTTAGATGAATGCCTTGAACATGAATTACGCCGGGCTATTCGAGCGCAGCACCCGTTAACGTTGCTCATGGTTGATGTCGATTTCTTTAAGCGTCTTAACGATGAGCACGGTCACCTGCATGGCGACGAGGTATTAAAGGCTGTGGCGGATATCTTACAAAGTCATTTCAAACGCACCGGTGAATATGTCGCCCGCTTTGGTGGTGACGAATTTATGGTGGTTTGTCCTCAGTCAGAAGTTGACGAGTTAACCGTACAAGCGAAAAAAGTTCTCGCTCGGGTTAGGTTGTTAGAGAAACGGTTAGGGAGTCCTGTCACCGTGAGTATTGGAGTTCATTCTGATATTCCATCGGCAACGACAACCACCGATGATTTAATGCGAGAGGTTGATGTTGCGGTATATTTCGCTAAGCAATGTGGCCGTAATCGTATTGAAGTAAATCCAAAGGCACAGAGTAAGTTAGCAACAAGCTAA